The genomic window ATTGTCGACGATGGTGGAAAACCGAGTCGCGGGAAAGGCGTCGACGAGTTCGGCCAGCTGAGCGATTTTCTTTCCCGTTGGCTGGTGTGCCAGCAAGCAATCCAGGCCGCCCGTGCGGGCGATCATTTCCGCTTCGGCGATCGTGGCCGCTTTGAATTGCTCGATGCCCGCGTCGCGATACAGCTGGACGACGGCGGACATCTTGTGAGTTTTCACGTGCGGGCGCAGCCGCGCAGCGTCGTCGTCGACGGTGGTCAGCATCCCTGCGATGTTGGCGGCCACGCGGTCGGCGTCGACCAGCAGGGCGGGAGTGGCAACTGTTTCGAAGCCCTGTACCGCGGGCCAATCACAAAAGGTTTCAGGCGAAGTGGAAGCAGATGTCATGATGCGTCGTTGGATTTTTGCGGGAGCATCCGGAAGAACCATTCAGGCGAGCCATGACGAAGTTGGTCGACGATCACGGCCACGATGATGATGGCGCCGATGATGATGTGCGTGTAGGTATTGGGGATCGATAACTGGCTGCAACCGCTGCGGATGACGGTGATGATCAGGGCCCCCACAACGGTTCCCAGGATCGAGCCACGTCCGCCGCTCAGGCTGCCGCCGCCCAACACCACCGCGGCGATGATTTCCAGTTCTTTACCGGTGCCGTCGGTGGGGTTGCCATTTTTCACATCGGCAAAATACAGCAGCCCGCCGATGGCTACAAAAAAGCCGGCCAGGGTATAAACCGCCACGATCATCGCGGGCACGTTGATGCCGCATAACCTGGCCGTCGATTCACTCGAACCGATGGCAAACACATTGCGGCCAAACACGGTGTACCGCATCAGCAGTCCGACCAGGATCGCCAGCACGGTGGCGATCAACACGCTGGACGGTATGGGCACGCCGCTGATCAGATAGTTGTTGGAATCCGAACCGGTGTAGCACAGATATTTCAGCCACAGGGGAATGTTTTCTTTGGGAGCGTAGACGGTGGACTCGCCGGAGATGATTTGTCCGACACCCAGGAAGATCGTCATCGTGCCCAGCGTGACGATAAACGGGACCACGTGCGTGAGGCTGATCAGCATTCCATTAAACAAGCCACATAAACAACCGGCCAGGATCGTCAGCAGCAGCGCGGAGATCATCACCCCGGCAAACCCGGGATCGCCGGCGGCGACTTCGGCGTTTTTCAGCTGTAATGCCAGGACGGTGCCGCACAGGGTGAGGGCCGTGCCGGCGGACAGATCGATGCCCGCGGCGATGATGATGATCGTCATGCCAAAGGCGGGCACCGCAATCAGCGCGGCGCTGCTGAGCATCACGCGGATGTTGCGGAAGGACAGGAAATAGCCTTCGCTGAACGCCCAGTCGGCAATCGTGAACAGAAAGAAAATCACCAACAGGGCGATCAGGGGCCCCAGTTGCATTCCGATGGTTTTTATTTTTCCTAGCATGCCTGCTACGCTTCCAGCCCCGTTGTGGTCGTGGTTTGAGGTAGGTCGTCAATGGCGATGGCCGCGGCCATGATGTCGTCAGCCGTCCAGTCGTCGGCGCTGCGAACGTCGCGCAGCTGGCCGCGGGCCATGACACCGATCCGATCGCAGACGGCCAACAGTTCCGGTAGGTAGGAGCTGACAAACACGATGGTTTTGCCTTCGGCGGCCAGTTGTCCCATCATCCGGTAAATTTCCGCTTTGGTACCGACGTCGATGCCTTTGGTGGGTTCGTCCATCATCAGGATGTCGGCATGTTGATGCAGGATGCGAGCGATGGCGACCTTCTGTTGGTTGCCACCGGACAGTTCCGACACCGCTTGTCCAGCCGACGCCGCTT from Roseimaritima ulvae includes these protein-coding regions:
- a CDS encoding ABC transporter permease, with translation MLGKIKTIGMQLGPLIALLVIFFLFTIADWAFSEGYFLSFRNIRVMLSSAALIAVPAFGMTIIIIAAGIDLSAGTALTLCGTVLALQLKNAEVAAGDPGFAGVMISALLLTILAGCLCGLFNGMLISLTHVVPFIVTLGTMTIFLGVGQIISGESTVYAPKENIPLWLKYLCYTGSDSNNYLISGVPIPSSVLIATVLAILVGLLMRYTVFGRNVFAIGSSESTARLCGINVPAMIVAVYTLAGFFVAIGGLLYFADVKNGNPTDGTGKELEIIAAVVLGGGSLSGGRGSILGTVVGALIITVIRSGCSQLSIPNTYTHIIIGAIIIVAVIVDQLRHGSPEWFFRMLPQKSNDAS